The following proteins are co-located in the Tardibacter chloracetimidivorans genome:
- the purQ gene encoding phosphoribosylformylglycinamidine synthase subunit PurQ, with translation MKSAVIVFPGSNCDRDMAVALRDISGNAPAMVWHRETALPDGLDLIALPGGFSYGDYLRSGAMAARSPIMQAVVDAADRGVAVLGVCNGFQVLTEAGLLPGALMRNAGLNFVCRDVALTVGTSQSAFTSRYDEGETIRVPVAHHDGNYFADDETLDRLEGEGRIAFRYAEDVNGSRRSIAGVLNDSGNVLGMMPHPERLIEDAQGGDDGRRLFEGLISALN, from the coding sequence ATGAAGAGCGCGGTCATAGTCTTTCCGGGTTCCAACTGCGACCGCGACATGGCGGTGGCGCTGCGGGACATCTCCGGCAATGCGCCGGCGATGGTGTGGCACCGCGAGACCGCTTTGCCTGACGGCCTGGACCTGATCGCCCTGCCCGGCGGCTTTTCCTATGGCGATTATCTGCGTTCAGGGGCCATGGCCGCGCGCAGCCCGATCATGCAGGCGGTCGTCGATGCAGCCGACAGGGGCGTGGCCGTGCTTGGCGTCTGCAACGGCTTTCAGGTGCTGACCGAGGCGGGCCTGCTGCCCGGCGCGCTGATGCGCAACGCGGGACTGAACTTCGTCTGCCGCGACGTGGCGCTGACAGTCGGCACCAGCCAGAGCGCATTCACCAGCCGCTATGACGAGGGCGAGACGATCAGGGTTCCCGTCGCCCACCACGATGGCAATTATTTCGCCGATGACGAAACGCTGGACCGGCTGGAGGGGGAAGGCCGCATCGCCTTCCGCTATGCCGAAGACGTCAACGGATCGCGTCGGTCGATCGCAGGCGTGCTGAACGACAGCGGCAATGTGCTTGGCATGATGCCGCACCCCGAGCGCCTGATCGAAGACGCTCAGGGAGGTGACGACGGCCGCAGGCTGTTCGAAGGGCTGATATCCGCATTGAATTAG
- a CDS encoding DUF389 domain-containing protein, which produces MRGAGDLEVQSWNARVERYWARAPAWIRLIRRRWRDRVVETVDHAGVIVAVRDTGGLTHRYILMTIASAGIAILGLLQSSPAVVIGAMLVSPLMGPIVEFGFSFAVFDQRQLRHSLKTIAVGAVLAVGLSAIIVALSPLAQATTEIMARTRPTLLDLLVAVFSAAAGGYATVRRKSDTLVGVAIATALMPPLAVVGFGLSTRDWPIFLGASWLFMTNLLAIALTIAIVARCYGFGSQNSPRQSLWQLGVLASTFLLLSIPLGITLRDLARDGQRSFAVQAALLDTLGAGARINSLSVTPGSDGGVRVEGIVFVHKYRPEAGAKLRDEIARRLDAPAEVAVEQVVIAAGAEPVLRASATQRTETIDRQVARRIASRSGISIADIKVNLDSREVLLRPTGTDRTIAEWRELERDLALAEPGFAVKIIPASGTRLAVRFENGSTEADPAALSLLQWMMTRMDHPPVDLVSYPDFATGSRNANLRIADRRAEEVARFLRASSERNTVLATVIVRDEEELLAGLPRSVEIRVR; this is translated from the coding sequence ATGCGGGGGGCGGGGGATTTGGAGGTCCAGTCCTGGAACGCCAGGGTTGAGCGCTATTGGGCGCGCGCGCCCGCCTGGATAAGACTGATCAGGCGGCGCTGGCGCGACCGGGTGGTGGAAACGGTCGACCATGCCGGCGTCATTGTCGCGGTTCGCGACACCGGTGGCCTCACGCACCGCTATATATTGATGACGATCGCGTCGGCCGGGATCGCCATCCTCGGCCTGCTCCAGTCGTCGCCGGCCGTCGTCATCGGCGCGATGCTCGTGTCGCCGCTGATGGGGCCTATCGTCGAGTTCGGCTTTTCCTTCGCCGTCTTCGACCAGCGCCAGCTCCGGCATTCGCTCAAGACGATTGCCGTAGGCGCGGTCCTCGCGGTGGGGCTCTCGGCGATCATCGTCGCGCTGTCGCCGCTTGCCCAGGCCACGACCGAGATCATGGCCCGCACCCGCCCCACGTTGCTGGACCTGCTGGTGGCGGTCTTTTCGGCGGCGGCAGGCGGCTATGCCACGGTGCGGCGCAAGTCCGACACGCTCGTCGGCGTTGCCATCGCCACCGCCCTGATGCCGCCGCTGGCGGTCGTCGGCTTCGGCCTATCGACTCGCGACTGGCCGATCTTCCTCGGCGCATCCTGGCTGTTCATGACCAATCTGCTGGCGATCGCCCTCACCATCGCGATTGTCGCCCGCTGCTATGGGTTTGGCAGTCAGAACAGTCCGCGCCAGTCGCTGTGGCAGCTGGGCGTCCTCGCTTCGACCTTCCTTCTGCTGTCGATACCGCTCGGCATTACGCTCCGGGATCTGGCGCGCGACGGCCAGCGCAGCTTTGCCGTGCAGGCCGCCTTGCTCGACACGCTGGGCGCGGGCGCGCGAATCAATTCGCTGTCCGTCACCCCCGGTAGCGATGGAGGGGTGCGCGTCGAGGGCATCGTCTTCGTTCACAAATATCGGCCGGAGGCGGGGGCGAAGCTTCGCGATGAAATCGCCCGGAGGCTCGATGCGCCCGCCGAGGTCGCGGTCGAACAGGTGGTGATCGCGGCCGGTGCAGAGCCGGTTCTTCGCGCCTCCGCGACGCAGCGCACCGAAACGATCGACAGGCAGGTGGCGCGGCGCATCGCCAGCCGCTCCGGCATCAGCATTGCCGACATAAAGGTGAACCTCGACAGCCGCGAAGTGCTGTTGCGGCCAACCGGGACAGACCGCACCATTGCCGAATGGCGCGAGCTGGAACGCGATCTCGCGCTCGCCGAGCCCGGCTTTGCAGTGAAGATCATACCCGCTTCGGGCACGCGCCTTGCGGTGCGGTTCGAGAATGGCAGCACCGAGGCCGATCCGGCCGCCCTGTCGCTCCTCCAGTGGATGATGACGCGGATGGATCACCCTCCGGTCGATCTCGTCAGCTATCCTGATTTCGCCACGGGGAGCCGGAACGCCAATCTGCGCATTGCCGACCGCCGGGCGGAAGAGGTGGCGCGGTTCCTGCGCGCGTCGTCGGAACGCAATACGGTGCTTGCAACGGTGATCGTGCGCGACGAAGAGGAACTGCTCGCCGGTTTGCCGCGTAGCGTGGAGATCAGGGTGAGGTAG
- a CDS encoding GNAT family N-acetyltransferase: MPLEMLPPGMVAALVTYLEMTERPSPPSRPAMSPLKLARWSKAEPERYRALFRRVGEPWLWFSRLVMDDDALTAIIHHPDVHVHAVTNRSGAELGLLELDFREHGECELAYFGLVPEMTGRGHGKWLMQRALSLAWTDNIRRVHVHTCTLDHPAALDFYRAHGFAPYARAVESFADPRVAGILPETAAPGLPLIGQVRASSR, translated from the coding sequence ATGCCGCTGGAGATGCTTCCCCCCGGCATGGTCGCGGCGCTGGTCACCTATCTGGAAATGACCGAGCGTCCGTCCCCGCCCTCACGGCCGGCCATGTCGCCGCTGAAGCTCGCCCGCTGGAGCAAGGCGGAGCCGGAGCGCTATCGGGCGCTCTTCCGGCGCGTGGGCGAGCCATGGCTGTGGTTTTCACGGCTGGTGATGGACGATGACGCGCTGACGGCGATCATTCACCACCCCGATGTCCATGTGCACGCCGTGACCAACCGCTCGGGAGCGGAGCTTGGCCTGCTGGAGCTTGATTTCCGGGAACACGGCGAATGCGAACTGGCGTACTTCGGACTGGTGCCGGAAATGACCGGGCGCGGCCATGGCAAATGGCTGATGCAGCGCGCGCTGTCCCTCGCCTGGACGGATAACATCCGCCGCGTCCATGTCCACACCTGCACGCTCGACCACCCCGCCGCGCTGGACTTCTACCGCGCGCATGGTTTTGCCCCCTATGCGCGCGCGGTGGAAAGCTTTGCCGATCCCCGCGTGGCGGGCATCCTTCCCGAGACGGCCGCGCCCGGACTGCCGCTCATCGGTCAGGTGCGGGCAAGCTCGCGATAG
- a CDS encoding glutathione peroxidase yields the protein MASVIQDIPLKTIDGRPASLGDYRGSVLLVVNVASKCGLTPQYEALQALYSRYKGQGLVVVGFPANDFAGQEPGTNEEISSFCSTNYGVDFPMFSKLVATGEGRHPLYSALIEAQPKATPADEDMREKLKGYGITPTPEPEVLWNFEKFLVGRNGNVVARFAPNMAPDDPRIVSAIEAELAK from the coding sequence ATGGCGTCGGTGATTCAGGACATTCCGTTAAAAACAATCGACGGTCGACCGGCTTCTCTTGGCGATTATCGAGGGTCGGTCCTGCTGGTCGTGAACGTCGCCTCCAAATGCGGGCTCACGCCGCAATATGAGGCGTTGCAGGCGCTTTATTCGCGCTACAAGGGCCAGGGGCTTGTGGTCGTCGGTTTCCCCGCGAATGATTTCGCCGGGCAGGAGCCGGGCACCAACGAAGAGATATCGAGCTTTTGCTCCACCAATTATGGCGTCGATTTTCCGATGTTTTCAAAGCTGGTGGCCACGGGTGAGGGTCGCCACCCGCTCTATTCGGCGTTGATCGAGGCGCAGCCCAAGGCGACTCCGGCCGACGAGGACATGCGCGAAAAGCTCAAAGGCTATGGCATAACGCCGACGCCGGAACCGGAAGTGCTCTGGAACTTCGAGAAGTTCCTGGTCGGCCGGAACGGCAATGTCGTCGCGCGCTTCGCCCCAAACATGGCGCCCGACGATCCGCGCATCGTCTCGGCGATCGAAGCCGAACTGGCGAAATAA
- the purS gene encoding phosphoribosylformylglycinamidine synthase subunit PurS, producing the protein MKARVTITLKPGVLDPQGKAIEHALDNLGFSGVEAARAGKVIELDLADGTSDADIDAMCRKLLANTVIENYRIERL; encoded by the coding sequence ATGAAGGCTCGCGTAACCATCACCCTCAAGCCGGGCGTGCTCGACCCGCAGGGCAAGGCCATTGAACACGCGCTGGACAATCTGGGCTTTTCAGGCGTGGAGGCGGCGCGGGCGGGCAAGGTCATCGAGCTTGACCTGGCCGACGGCACCAGCGACGCGGACATCGATGCGATGTGCCGCAAGCTGCTCGCCAACACGGTCATTGAAAACTACCGGATCGAGAGGCTTTAG
- the hemF gene encoding oxygen-dependent coproporphyrinogen oxidase, with the protein MIELDEEQQRPRAWFESLRDRICVEFERIEDEASDTPGRFTFTPWERSDPDGSPGGGGVQGLMKGRVFEKVGVNVSTVAGRFTPEFAATIHGAGDDPRFFATGISLVAHMANPHVPAVHMNTRFLATTKRWFGGGADLNPPIPYDNDTADFHAAMKRACDAHDPGHYPQFKQWADDYFYIPHRQVHRGVGGIFYDHLDGNFEANFAFTRSVGEAFLDIFPQLVRRRMDTPFNDEDKRRQLAYRGRYAEFNLVYDRGTLFGLKTGGNVDAILMSLPPVAIWE; encoded by the coding sequence GTGATTGAACTGGACGAAGAGCAACAGCGCCCACGCGCCTGGTTCGAATCGCTGCGCGACCGGATCTGCGTCGAGTTCGAGCGGATCGAGGATGAGGCGTCCGATACGCCAGGCCGATTCACCTTCACGCCATGGGAGCGGAGCGATCCGGACGGAAGTCCGGGCGGGGGCGGCGTGCAGGGGCTGATGAAGGGCCGCGTCTTCGAAAAGGTGGGAGTCAACGTCTCCACCGTCGCGGGCCGATTCACGCCGGAATTCGCCGCCACCATCCACGGAGCGGGAGACGACCCGCGCTTTTTCGCGACCGGCATCAGCCTGGTGGCGCATATGGCCAATCCGCATGTCCCGGCCGTGCATATGAACACGCGCTTTCTTGCAACGACGAAGCGCTGGTTCGGCGGCGGGGCCGATCTCAACCCGCCAATTCCCTATGATAACGACACGGCCGATTTCCATGCCGCGATGAAGCGGGCCTGCGACGCCCATGACCCGGGTCATTATCCGCAATTCAAGCAATGGGCGGACGATTATTTCTACATCCCTCACCGCCAGGTGCATCGCGGCGTGGGCGGCATCTTCTACGATCATCTGGATGGCAATTTCGAAGCGAATTTCGCGTTCACCCGATCGGTCGGCGAGGCCTTTCTCGACATCTTCCCCCAGCTGGTGCGGCGAAGGATGGACACCCCTTTCAACGACGAGGACAAGCGCCGCCAGCTTGCCTATCGGGGCCGCTATGCCGAGTTCAACCTCGTCTACGACCGGGGCACGCTGTTCGGTCTCAAGACGGGCGGCAATGTCGACGCCATTTTGATGAGCCTGCCGCCGGTCGCGATCTGGGAATAG
- a CDS encoding cytochrome c1, with product MVRLIGALAGIVFVVALVIAALMPREASPEDATHLFHKHPKELHLASDGPFGKFDRQQLQRGFQVYKEVCSACHSMELVAIRSLQDIGFSEPEVKALAKTFTVPSLDPNTGEAATRPGLPSDRFPSPYANEIAARAANNNALPPDLSLMTKARHDGPAYVYSLLTGYQNPPANLPEDKRPGTGLHYNPYFPNLNLAMAPPLSDGQVTYADGTEASVDQMAKDVAAFLVWTAEPKMENRHRTGIAVVIFLIIATALAYLSYQNIWRGRKGH from the coding sequence ATGGTCCGCTTGATCGGCGCACTCGCCGGCATCGTCTTCGTCGTGGCCCTCGTCATCGCGGCGCTGATGCCGCGCGAGGCCTCGCCTGAAGACGCCACACATCTCTTCCACAAGCACCCGAAGGAGCTTCACCTGGCTTCGGACGGCCCGTTCGGGAAGTTCGACCGCCAGCAGCTCCAGCGCGGCTTCCAGGTCTACAAGGAAGTCTGCTCGGCCTGCCACAGCATGGAGCTGGTTGCGATCCGCAGCCTTCAGGACATCGGCTTCAGCGAGCCGGAAGTGAAGGCGCTCGCGAAGACCTTCACCGTTCCTTCGCTCGATCCGAACACGGGTGAGGCCGCGACCCGTCCGGGCCTGCCGTCGGATCGCTTCCCGTCGCCCTATGCGAACGAGATCGCAGCGCGTGCTGCGAACAACAACGCGCTTCCGCCCGACCTGTCACTGATGACGAAGGCGCGCCATGACGGCCCGGCCTATGTCTACTCGCTGCTCACCGGCTATCAGAACCCGCCGGCCAACCTGCCGGAGGACAAGCGTCCGGGCACGGGGCTGCATTACAACCCCTATTTCCCGAACCTGAACCTCGCCATGGCTCCGCCGCTCAGCGACGGGCAGGTGACCTATGCCGACGGCACTGAGGCATCGGTGGATCAGATGGCGAAGGACGTCGCCGCGTTCCTCGTCTGGACGGCCGAACCCAAGATGGAGAACCGTCATCGCACCGGCATCGCCGTGGTGATCTTCCTCATCATCGCGACGGCTCTGGCCTATCTGTCGTACCAGAACATCTGGCGGGGCAGGAAAGGCCACTGA
- the petA gene encoding ubiquinol-cytochrome c reductase iron-sulfur subunit, with the protein MATTEQSTADTHAETGVRRRDFINIAAVSFAGVGAATAVIPLVNQMNPSADVLALASIEVDVSAIQPGQAIKASWRGKPVFIRNLTAAEQAEANKVPLSELRDPASLADRTAEGKANWLITLGVCTHLGCVPLGAAEGENKGDYGGYFCPCHGSHYDTAARIRKGPAPTNLEVPEYAFKSDTVVQIG; encoded by the coding sequence ATGGCCACGACCGAACAGTCGACTGCCGACACGCACGCCGAAACCGGTGTCCGTCGTCGCGATTTCATCAACATCGCCGCGGTTTCTTTCGCCGGCGTTGGCGCGGCGACAGCCGTGATACCGCTCGTCAACCAGATGAACCCGTCGGCCGACGTGCTGGCGCTCGCTTCGATCGAGGTCGACGTCTCGGCGATCCAGCCGGGCCAGGCCATCAAGGCGAGCTGGCGCGGCAAGCCGGTGTTCATCCGCAACCTGACCGCCGCCGAACAGGCGGAAGCCAACAAGGTGCCGCTAAGCGAACTGCGGGATCCGGCGTCGCTTGCCGACCGCACGGCGGAAGGCAAGGCCAACTGGCTGATCACGCTTGGCGTCTGCACCCATCTGGGCTGCGTTCCGCTGGGCGCGGCAGAAGGCGAGAACAAGGGCGATTACGGCGGCTATTTCTGCCCGTGCCACGGATCGCACTACGACACCGCCGCGCGCATCCGTAAAGGCCCCGCGCCGACGAACCTCGAGGTTCCGGAGTATGCGTTCAAGTCCGACACAGTCGTCCAGATTGGCTGA
- a CDS encoding BolA family protein codes for MAMAAEDIERLIREGIPDARVEITDLAGDGDHYAARVVSASFRGLPRIKQHQLVYGALGGRMGGALHALQLTTAAED; via the coding sequence ATGGCGATGGCTGCCGAAGACATAGAACGGCTGATCCGCGAGGGGATTCCCGACGCGCGGGTGGAAATCACCGATCTGGCGGGCGACGGCGACCATTATGCCGCCCGCGTGGTGAGCGCCTCTTTTCGGGGGCTGCCCCGCATCAAGCAGCACCAGCTGGTTTATGGCGCACTGGGCGGCCGCATGGGCGGGGCGCTGCACGCGCTTCAGCTGACCACTGCGGCCGAAGATTGA
- a CDS encoding tRNA (cytidine(34)-2'-O)-methyltransferase, translating to MRIALLEPDIAGNLGTILRLSACLGVAVDVIEPCGFPFSDRKLKRAGMDYAAQAEVQRHADWEAFSRLRRGRLVLLTTRASTPYHQVTYRPDDILLLGKESAGAPDHVHEAADLRVRIPLQPGFRSLNVAVAAGIVLGEALRQTKGFPSD from the coding sequence ATGCGCATCGCCTTGCTGGAGCCGGATATTGCGGGAAATCTGGGCACGATCCTGCGGCTTTCCGCCTGTCTTGGCGTGGCCGTGGACGTGATCGAACCATGCGGTTTTCCCTTTTCCGACAGGAAGTTGAAGCGCGCCGGCATGGATTACGCAGCGCAGGCGGAGGTCCAGCGCCACGCCGATTGGGAGGCGTTCAGCAGGCTGAGGCGCGGCAGGCTGGTGCTGCTGACGACCCGCGCATCGACGCCCTATCATCAGGTGACATATCGGCCGGACGACATTCTCCTGTTGGGCAAGGAAAGCGCCGGAGCGCCGGATCATGTGCATGAAGCCGCCGATCTGAGGGTTCGCATTCCGCTCCAACCCGGCTTCAGGTCGCTGAATGTCGCCGTGGCGGCCGGAATCGTACTTGGCGAAGCATTGAGGCAGACGAAGGGATTTCCGAGTGATTGA
- the grxD gene encoding Grx4 family monothiol glutaredoxin codes for MTDDIHQRIREAVDSSDVLLFMKGTPLFPQCGFSSRAIAILDHLGVDYDTVDVLQDAAIRNGIKVFSDWPTIPQLYVKGEFVGGSDIMMEMFEAGELHTLMEEKGVARSAA; via the coding sequence ATGACGGACGACATTCATCAGCGGATTCGGGAAGCGGTGGACAGCTCGGACGTGCTGCTGTTCATGAAAGGCACGCCGCTGTTCCCGCAGTGCGGCTTTTCCAGCCGCGCCATCGCGATCCTTGATCACCTGGGCGTCGATTACGACACGGTGGACGTTCTCCAGGACGCCGCGATCCGCAACGGAATCAAGGTGTTCTCCGACTGGCCCACCATTCCCCAGCTCTATGTGAAGGGGGAGTTCGTCGGCGGGTCGGACATCATGATGGAAATGTTCGAGGCCGGTGAGCTGCATACGCTGATGGAAGAGAAAGGTGTTGCGCGCTCAGCCGCCTGA
- a CDS encoding GFA family protein, with protein MAITGGCLCGAVRYSIAASKPLVTRQCWCRLCQYLGGGSSTVNSGFQSADFTVTGELARHETVADSGNPMVRSFCPACGTPMFSETPARPHLRFIRVGTLDDTSLAKPEMTIWTAEAPDWACIDPDVPRFESQPPPPAVRS; from the coding sequence ATGGCGATAACCGGCGGATGCCTGTGCGGGGCTGTGCGCTACAGTATCGCCGCTTCAAAGCCTCTGGTGACGCGCCAGTGCTGGTGCCGCCTGTGCCAGTATCTGGGGGGCGGCAGTTCCACCGTAAACTCGGGATTTCAAAGCGCCGACTTCACCGTGACGGGTGAATTGGCGCGGCACGAGACCGTCGCCGACAGCGGCAATCCGATGGTTCGCAGCTTTTGCCCCGCATGCGGAACGCCGATGTTCAGCGAAACGCCGGCGCGACCGCACCTGCGCTTCATCCGGGTCGGAACGTTGGATGACACCAGCCTCGCAAAGCCGGAAATGACGATCTGGACGGCGGAAGCGCCCGACTGGGCCTGTATCGATCCCGATGTCCCCAGGTTCGAAAGCCAGCCGCCCCCGCCCGCCGTCAGATCCTGA
- the purC gene encoding phosphoribosylaminoimidazolesuccinocarboxamide synthase, with the protein MSRRRQIYEGKAKILYEGPEPGTLIQYFKDDATAFNAQKKGTISGKGVLNNRISEHIFTLLGGIGVPTHFIRRLNMREQLVRQVEIIPLEVVIRNVAAGSLCKRLGVEEGSVLPRTILEYYYKDDALGDPLVTDEHIACFGWASQEELHDLADLAIRINDFLSGLFAGIGIRLVDFKLEFGRAWDGEFARILLADEISPDGCRLWDMKSNEKLDKDRFRLDLGGEVEAYQEIARRLGLLPEGSVSTVLDLEKHRRQRNGE; encoded by the coding sequence ATGTCGCGCCGCCGCCAGATCTATGAAGGCAAAGCCAAGATCCTGTATGAAGGCCCCGAGCCCGGGACGCTGATCCAGTATTTCAAGGACGACGCGACCGCCTTCAACGCACAGAAAAAAGGGACGATTTCCGGCAAGGGCGTGCTCAACAACCGGATTTCGGAGCATATTTTCACGCTGCTCGGCGGCATCGGCGTGCCCACCCACTTCATCCGCCGTCTCAACATGCGCGAGCAGCTTGTCCGGCAGGTGGAGATCATTCCGCTTGAAGTCGTCATCCGCAATGTCGCGGCCGGTTCGCTGTGCAAGCGGCTGGGCGTGGAGGAAGGCTCCGTCCTCCCTCGCACCATCCTTGAATATTATTACAAGGACGACGCCCTGGGCGATCCGCTGGTTACGGACGAGCACATCGCCTGCTTCGGCTGGGCGAGCCAGGAAGAACTGCACGACCTCGCGGACCTGGCGATTCGGATCAACGACTTCCTTTCGGGCCTTTTCGCCGGGATCGGCATAAGGTTGGTCGATTTCAAGCTGGAGTTCGGCCGGGCCTGGGACGGCGAGTTCGCCCGCATCCTGCTGGCCGACGAGATCAGCCCCGACGGCTGCCGCCTGTGGGACATGAAATCGAACGAAAAGCTGGACAAGGACCGCTTCCGCCTGGACCTGGGCGGCGAGGTGGAAGCCTATCAGGAAATCGCGCGGCGGCTGGGTCTCCTGCCCGAAGGCAGCGTTTCAACCGTGCTTGATCTTGAAAAGCATCGGCGGCAGCGCAACGGCGAATAA
- a CDS encoding DUF1476 domain-containing protein: protein MTTFDNREKAFEDKFAYDAETAFRIAARRNRLLGLWAAEQMKLTPEEADAYAKAVVQADFEEAGDDDVIRKLVGDLTAAGIDVTDHAVRRALEEKTVEARRQLLESK from the coding sequence ATGACCACGTTCGACAATCGCGAAAAGGCATTTGAGGATAAGTTCGCGTATGACGCGGAAACCGCTTTTCGCATCGCCGCGCGTCGCAACCGTCTGCTGGGGCTCTGGGCTGCAGAACAGATGAAGCTCACCCCCGAAGAGGCCGACGCCTATGCCAAGGCCGTGGTTCAGGCCGATTTCGAGGAAGCGGGCGACGACGACGTGATTCGCAAGCTGGTGGGCGATCTGACGGCGGCCGGGATCGATGTCACCGACCATGCGGTCCGCCGCGCGCTTGAGGAAAAGACGGTGGAGGCGCGCCGTCAGCTCCTCGAGTCGAAATAG
- a CDS encoding cytochrome b produces MSFPWAEHYEPKHPLMRWIDQRLPLPRLVYNAVGAGYPVPRNLNYFWNFGVLAGFALVLQIVTGIVLAMHYAANTAVAFDSVEHIMRNVNSGWLLRYAHANGASFFFIVVYIHIFRGLYYGSYKPPREVVWMLGLVIFLLMMATAFMGYVLPWGQMSFWGATVITNLFSAIPVVGDAIVSWLLGGFAVDNAALNRFFSLHFLLPFVIAGVVILHIWALHIPGSSNPTGVEVKGPQDTLPFHPYYTAKDGFGLGVFLIALALMVFFAPNFLGHADNYIKANPLSTPAHIVPEWYFWPFYAILRAFTVDFLWIPAKLWGVLAMFAAILLLFFLPWLDKSPVRSGSYRPLFKQFFWLLVIDVLILGYCGGAPAEEPYVRISQFASAYYFAHFLIILPLIARIEKPLPLPNSISESVLHGERREAAPIGAASASAAE; encoded by the coding sequence ATGAGCTTCCCCTGGGCTGAACATTACGAGCCGAAGCACCCGTTGATGCGCTGGATCGACCAGCGCCTGCCGCTTCCCCGTCTCGTCTACAACGCTGTCGGCGCGGGCTATCCCGTGCCGCGCAACCTGAACTATTTCTGGAATTTCGGCGTGCTCGCCGGGTTCGCGCTGGTGCTGCAGATCGTCACCGGCATCGTGCTCGCCATGCACTATGCCGCCAATACGGCGGTGGCGTTCGATTCGGTCGAGCACATCATGCGCAACGTCAATTCGGGCTGGCTCCTGCGCTATGCCCATGCGAACGGCGCGAGCTTCTTCTTCATCGTCGTCTACATCCACATCTTCCGCGGCCTTTACTACGGTTCCTACAAGCCGCCGCGCGAGGTGGTGTGGATGCTTGGCCTCGTCATCTTCCTGCTGATGATGGCCACCGCCTTCATGGGCTATGTGCTTCCCTGGGGGCAGATGAGCTTCTGGGGCGCGACCGTCATCACCAACCTGTTCTCGGCCATTCCGGTCGTGGGCGATGCGATCGTCAGCTGGCTGCTCGGCGGCTTTGCGGTGGACAATGCGGCGCTCAACCGCTTCTTTTCCCTGCACTTCCTGCTGCCGTTCGTGATTGCGGGCGTGGTCATCCTCCACATCTGGGCGCTGCATATTCCGGGCTCGTCCAACCCGACCGGCGTTGAGGTGAAGGGGCCGCAGGACACGCTTCCGTTCCACCCCTATTACACCGCCAAGGACGGCTTCGGGCTGGGCGTGTTCCTGATCGCGCTGGCGCTGATGGTGTTCTTCGCGCCGAACTTCCTCGGCCACGCGGACAACTACATCAAGGCGAACCCGCTCTCCACGCCCGCGCACATCGTGCCTGAATGGTATTTCTGGCCGTTCTACGCGATCCTGCGCGCCTTCACCGTGGATTTCCTCTGGATCCCGGCGAAGCTGTGGGGCGTGCTTGCGATGTTCGCCGCGATCCTTCTGCTCTTCTTCCTGCCGTGGCTGGACAAGTCGCCGGTGCGTTCGGGAAGCTATCGTCCGCTGTTCAAGCAGTTCTTCTGGCTTCTCGTCATCGACGTCCTGATCCTGGGCTATTGCGGCGGCGCGCCGGCGGAAGAGCCCTATGTGCGGATCAGCCAGTTTGCTTCCGCTTATTATTTCGCGCACTTCCTCATCATCCTGCCGTTGATCGCCAGGATCGAAAAGCCGTTGCCGCTGCCGAACTCGATTTCGGAATCGGTGCTGCACGGTGAGAGGCGGGAAGCGGCACCCATCGGCGCTGCCAGCGCAAGCGCAGCCGAATAA